Proteins encoded in a region of the Isoalcanivorax pacificus W11-5 genome:
- a CDS encoding PilZ domain-containing protein produces MQRLHRDPLRVNVRVEEAESGRPLGHLVDLSLGGFCVSGPRPAVTGIGPVKVRLVLPWAIDGARDIPLEVVMRWARPVRGRQRAGYVISHCDDDALRRLSHLAARCAGRAG; encoded by the coding sequence ATGCAGCGGCTGCATCGCGACCCGTTACGGGTCAATGTTCGTGTGGAAGAAGCGGAATCCGGGCGGCCGCTGGGCCATCTGGTTGACCTGTCACTGGGCGGATTCTGCGTCAGCGGCCCGCGCCCGGCGGTCACTGGCATTGGCCCGGTAAAGGTGCGGCTGGTGCTGCCCTGGGCCATCGACGGTGCACGCGATATCCCGCTGGAAGTCGTGATGCGCTGGGCGCGGCCGGTACGCGGGCGCCAGCGGGCAGGCTATGTCATCAGCCACTGCGATGACGATGCGCTGCGGCGGCTGTCCCATCTGGCAGCGCGCTGTGCGGGGCGAGCGGGTTAG
- the smrA gene encoding DNA endonuclease SmrA, whose amino-acid sequence MDKHDRKLFLEQMGDVRPLAPSDRIEEPTRRAPSLSQLAQRDAALRTHLKDPNPLSLPEHVPEIGPLDIVGERKNGVQEGVYRKLRLGKYEVQDRLDLHRITLRDARVMVYEFLNSAFAQGLRTVMITHGKGQHSPTPGRLKSYVMHWLQEFDLVLAYHTAKPPHGGTGATYVLLRKSPEDRRRTRERFSD is encoded by the coding sequence ATGGACAAACACGACCGGAAGCTATTTCTGGAACAGATGGGCGATGTGCGCCCTCTCGCCCCCTCAGACCGCATTGAGGAGCCCACGCGCCGCGCGCCTTCCCTGAGCCAGCTCGCCCAGCGGGATGCGGCGCTGCGCACCCATCTGAAAGACCCCAATCCATTGAGCCTGCCCGAGCACGTGCCGGAGATCGGTCCGCTGGATATCGTGGGCGAGCGGAAGAACGGCGTACAGGAAGGTGTTTATCGCAAGCTGCGGCTGGGCAAGTACGAAGTTCAGGATCGGCTCGACCTGCACCGCATCACGCTGCGCGATGCACGCGTCATGGTGTATGAGTTTCTCAACAGCGCCTTTGCGCAGGGTCTGCGCACGGTGATGATCACGCACGGCAAGGGCCAGCACAGCCCGACGCCGGGCCGGCTGAAGAGCTACGTGATGCACTGGCTGCAGGAATTCGACCTGGTGCTCGCCTACCACACTGCCAAACCGCCGCACGGCGGCACTGGCGCCACCTACGTGCTGCTGCGCAAGTCCCCGGAGGACCGGCGCCGCACCCGAGAGCGTTTCAGCGACTGA